The Chitinophaga caeni genome segment AGTAAAGATATCAAGGGACTAACCATTGCCGTGGATGCAGGGCATGGTGGTAGAAACCGCGGCTCGCGCGGCCCAACGGGGGTTTATGAAAAAGATATGACATTGGCCATATCAAAAATTGTTGCCAAGAAGTTGGAAGATGAAGGAGTAAACGTGCTGATGACCCGTGTCAACGATTCTTATGTTGATAATCGTTATAGGATTGTTTACTATCAAGAGAAAGATCCGGATTTACTCATCAGCATCCATACAAACTCCTCGGCAGATCCCATCCGTGTTGAAGGTACTAGCACCTATTACAAGCATATCGGCTTCCGGGATCTGAGTACTTCCATTTATAAAAAGATGTTAGGCACGGGATTGAAAGAATTTGGCAACGTGGGCAGCTTCAACTTCGCGCTTAACGCTCCTACGGAATATCCAAACGCATTGGTGGAAACACTTTTCATCAGCAATCCCGAAGATGAGATGAAAGTGCTTGACCCCGCATTCAGGGAAAAGATGGCCGATGAAATCATTGCAGGCATCAAGGACTTCGTGAAAAATGCCCGTTAAGGCTGTCATATATTTATCATCTTAAAACCATTACCCTACTGTTTTAGTAGATTATTAATATATTTGCCTTCCTTTTTTCCTTAGAATGAAGGATATTTGACATCAATTTAATGAGCAGGTTAGATCAAAATATAAACACATTGATTTACAGATTCTTATAAATATTTCAATATCTACATAAACAATGGGACAACAATTAGACGAATTCAACGCATATAGGGAGAAGATGAACGGGGTGATCCTGGGTAAGCAGAATAAAGTGATTAACCGCTTATTCAACCTTGACACCAATACCTACGCCGAAGGTGCACTGAGTACCAAAACCAAGGAAATGTTGGGTTTGGTAGCTTCAATGGTGCTCCGTTGCGATGATTGTATCAAATATCACGTCGC includes the following:
- a CDS encoding carboxymuconolactone decarboxylase family protein; translated protein: MGQQLDEFNAYREKMNGVILGKQNKVINRLFNLDTNTYAEGALSTKTKEMLGLVASMVLRCDDCIKYHVAKCHEQGITTEEMYEIFAVANIVGGTIVIPHTRRAAEFWEELIAG